A window from Triticum aestivum cultivar Chinese Spring chromosome 6D, IWGSC CS RefSeq v2.1, whole genome shotgun sequence encodes these proteins:
- the LOC123141355 gene encoding MADS-box transcription factor 29 isoform X1, whose amino-acid sequence MGRGKIEIKRIENATNRQVTFSKRRGGLLKKANELAVLCDARVGVVIFSSTGRMFEYSSPASSLRDLIEQYQNATNSQFEEINHDQQIFVEMTRMRNEMEKLDGAIRRYTGDDLSSLSLADVNDIEQQLEFSVAKVRARKHQLLNQQLDNLRRKEHILEDQNSFLCRMISENQHGGDGKMAVMPPVLSMLTPAFPATPYYTGEESSSTALQLTSPQLQLHAAEAAGFRLQPTQPNLQDPACSSLHAGHGLHLW is encoded by the exons ATGGGTCGCGGGAAGATCGAGATCAAGCGGATCGAGAACGCCACGAACCGGCAGGTGACCTTCTCCAAGCGCCGGGGCGGGCTGCTCAAGAAGGCCAACGAGCTCGCCGTGCTCTGCGACGCGCGCGTCGGCGtcgtcatcttctccagcaccggcaGGATGTTCGAGTACTCCAGCCCCGCCTCCAG CTTAAGGGATCTCATTGAGCAGTACCAGAACGCCACCAACAGTCAGTTCGAGGAGATTAACCACGATCAG CAAATATTTGTGGAGATGACACGGATGAGGAACGAGATGGAGAAGCTGGATGGCGCCATCCGGAGGTACACGGGCGATgacctctcctccctctccctcgccgacGTCAATGACATCGAGCAGCAGCTCGAGTTCTCCGTCGCCAAAGTCCGTGCAAGAAAG CATCAGCTCCTGAACCAGCAGCTCGACAACTTACGTCGCAAG GAGCATATCTTGGAAGATCAGAACAGTTTCCTGTGCCGCATG ATCAGCGAGAACCAGCATGGTGGCGACGGGAAGATGGCGGTGATGCCGCCGGTGCTGTCGATGCTGACTCCAGCCTTCCCGGCGACGCCGTACTATACGGGTGAGGAGTCGTCGAGCACCGCGCTGCAGTTGACGTCCCCGCAGCTTCAGCTCCACGCCGCCGAAGCGGCCGGGTTCCGGCTGCAGCCGACGCAGCCCAACCTGCAGGACCCGGCGTGCAGCAGCCTCCACGCCGGCCACGGCCTCCACCTCTGGTAA
- the LOC123141355 gene encoding MADS-box transcription factor 29 isoform X2: protein MGRGKIEIKRIENATNRQVTFSKRRGGLLKKANELAVLCDARVGVVIFSSTGRMFEYSSPASSLRDLIEQYQNATNSQFEEINHDQQIFVEMTRMRNEMEKLDGAIRRYTGDDLSSLSLADVNDIEQQLEFSVAKVRARKHQLLNQQLDNLRRKEHILEDQNSFLCRMISENQHGGDGKMAVMPPVLSMLTPAFPATPYYTGEESSSTALQLTSPQLQLHAAEAAGFRLQPTQPNLQDPACSSLHAGHGLHL, encoded by the exons ATGGGTCGCGGGAAGATCGAGATCAAGCGGATCGAGAACGCCACGAACCGGCAGGTGACCTTCTCCAAGCGCCGGGGCGGGCTGCTCAAGAAGGCCAACGAGCTCGCCGTGCTCTGCGACGCGCGCGTCGGCGtcgtcatcttctccagcaccggcaGGATGTTCGAGTACTCCAGCCCCGCCTCCAG CTTAAGGGATCTCATTGAGCAGTACCAGAACGCCACCAACAGTCAGTTCGAGGAGATTAACCACGATCAG CAAATATTTGTGGAGATGACACGGATGAGGAACGAGATGGAGAAGCTGGATGGCGCCATCCGGAGGTACACGGGCGATgacctctcctccctctccctcgccgacGTCAATGACATCGAGCAGCAGCTCGAGTTCTCCGTCGCCAAAGTCCGTGCAAGAAAG CATCAGCTCCTGAACCAGCAGCTCGACAACTTACGTCGCAAG GAGCATATCTTGGAAGATCAGAACAGTTTCCTGTGCCGCATG ATCAGCGAGAACCAGCATGGTGGCGACGGGAAGATGGCGGTGATGCCGCCGGTGCTGTCGATGCTGACTCCAGCCTTCCCGGCGACGCCGTACTATACGGGTGAGGAGTCGTCGAGCACCGCGCTGCAGTTGACGTCCCCGCAGCTTCAGCTCCACGCCGCCGAAGCGGCCGGGTTCCGGCTGCAGCCGACGCAGCCCAACCTGCAGGACCCGGCGTGCAGCAGCCTCCACGCCGGCCACGGCCTCCACCTCTG A